The DNA region CGACTCTTCCGACTCTGACTCTTccgactccgactccgagtctgaggaggaggagaagcccaaggCTGCCGTGAACGGCAAGGCCGccaaggctgagaagaaggccgagtcCGGCTCTGACTCCGTAAGTCACCACTACCTGACCATCATGGCTGTCCATGCATCATGCTGACCGATTCTTGACAGTCTGAGGAGGATTCCGACGACTCCGGCTCTGACTCTGACTcttctgaggaggaggaggagtcttCCGAGGAGGCTTCTTCCGAGTCtaccgaggagaaggctgagccctccaagaagagaaaggctgaggaggaggctgaggagcccgaggccaagaagaacaaggctGTTGAAGACAGCGAGGAGAAGAGCGCCACCCTCTGGTGCGGCAACCTCGGCTGGGGCATTGATGACAACATCCTCTACGAGGAGTTCAAGGACTTCGAGGGTCTCACCGGTGCCCGTGTCGTCTCCGACAAGGAGAGCGGCCGGTCCCGTGGCTTCGGCTACATCGACTTCGACACCCACGAGAATGCCGAGAAGGCTTTCAACGCCAAGAACGGCGGCGATCTACAGGGCCGTGAGATGCGTCTTGACTTTGCTGCCAAGCCCGCTGCCGCTCCCCAGGACCGCGCTGCCGCCCGTGCCAGCAAACATGGTGATGTCGTCAGCCCCCCCAGCGACACCCTTTTCGTCggcaacctccccttcagcgccgatgaggatggtgtcTCTGCCTTCTTCAACGAGGTCGCCAAGGTTCAGAGCCTCCGCATCCCCACTGACATGTAAGTTGCTACCTGCCTCACTCCTTTCTCTCTGTGCTCATGCATGCTGACAACATCTACAGGGAGAGTGGCCGTCCCAAGGGCTTCGCCTATGTCTCTTTCTACTCCATCGATGATGCCAAGAACGCTTTCGAGCAGCTCAACGGCGCTGACATCGACGGCAGACCAGTTCGTCTTGACTTCGCCAAGCCCCGTGACAACaacggtggcggcggtggtggtcgcggtggtggccgtggcggtttcggtggccgtggtggcggCCGTGGCGGCGGCCGTGGCAGCTTCGGTGGtggacgtggtggtggtcgtggtggtggccgcGGCGGCTTCGGTGGCGGtcgcggtggtggcagcggcttccagggcaagaaggtcacCTTCTAGGCGAAGAAGaccgatggtgatgaaaCCAAACGTGGAGGCCATGGGGCCCGTGGCAAGAAGATCGTCTTCTGAAcagaggttggggagggaatGTGAACATGCTGTCCTGGGAATGGGACACCAGAGGGTCGAGGTGGAAAGCGATGCGCCGCACACAAAGTGGGATCGGTTCGAGGGCTCTATCTAAGACATACTCGAGGGCTTGTTGGTTGTCGGCTTTTGAGAACTTAAACTCCAATCCTTTGGAGTCGTGGGCTTGAGATTGCGACTGTACCTGAGGGCTTTGATCGTTGAACACTGGCTGGTTTGCTCTTTGACAGCTTCTTGCATCGGCTGCCGCGATGCTAGCTGGTTCTGCCAGACCTTGGCAATCAGCTTGATCATAGATGGGTTTCCCTGGCACTCTGTCGGCTCGTGGGTTTTTGTGGGCTCTGCTGGCTTCGGCCATTGCTTGCGCGCGCGGTTTCCTATGAGGGTTCTGGGGTTCAAGGGTTCATTCTGGGGGCATCACAAAAGTTTTGTTCGGTTATAATATCCACGgcgttttgctttttttccttttatttACTTGGTACGCCAGTAAGTATGCCAACCCTTATGGTTCCGACTTCCAGCGAAGTCATCTCGATACCCAGTCAGCAGGAGCATAATGAGTACATACGTAATCCATAGCGCGGGTGATGATTGTGTCTTGCGTGGTTTTCGGCGTTGTTTCGCACTGACCAGCAGTATTCAGCGACATGTTTCTACTAAAAGGTCagtcttttctcttttctgcGTCTTCGCCCTCACATGATGATAAAAGGGATTCCTATGCCATTCGGCTGTGAGGTATTGATACAGCTACGGCTGTAACAATTGTTCCTTCTGACATTATTTCTTCGCCCTTCTTTTGAGCTGTTGCTACTTGGATTCAATGATGCTAACAGCTTGCAGTGTACAGGAATTAGCCGATCGTAAGAGATATCTTTTAGACCTAGCTCATAATAGAAAAGAAACATTGTTTACTTCAGCATCTGTCCGTGTCAGTTTCTTTTCCAACCATGTGTTGCCCGTGTCAATGCTTCCGTGGCCGTTGCTAAAGAATCCATTTTTCCATTGGTCTATCCAATGAACAAGCACAGCTGCCAAGGCCGCTGTTGAGCGGCTTCCTGATGCAAAGTCCACCGCCGGTTCGCCATCAGCAAAGTTGAAACCACCAAATGATCAGGTTGATCCCGTGATCGGTTCATCTCAACCGTCGTCAAGCTCT from Podospora pseudoanserina strain CBS 124.78 chromosome 1, whole genome shotgun sequence includes:
- the NSR1 gene encoding nuclear localization sequence binding protein (antiSMASH:Cluster_4; EggNog:ENOG503NWRG; COG:A) — encoded protein: MGKTKEAKGSKATKAAAKPAASPVVKKVEKVVKSAKEVAKKAVGSKEKATDKKSKKKVESESESSESESESDSESEASSSSSEEESNSDEEMVDAPVTNGKAKAAAAKESSDSSDSDSSDSDSESEEEEKPKAAVNGKAAKAEKKAESGSDSSEEDSDDSGSDSDSSEEEEESSEEASSESTEEKAEPSKKRKAEEEAEEPEAKKNKAVEDSEEKSATLWCGNLGWGIDDNILYEEFKDFEGLTGARVVSDKESGRSRGFGYIDFDTHENAEKAFNAKNGGDLQGREMRLDFAAKPAAAPQDRAAARASKHGDVVSPPSDTLFVGNLPFSADEDGVSAFFNEVAKVQSLRIPTDMESGRPKGFAYVSFYSIDDAKNAFEQLNGADIDGRPVRLDFAKPRDNNGGGGGGRGGGRGGFGGRGGGRGGGRGSFGGGRGGGRGGGRGGFGGGRGGGSGFQGKKVTF